In the Thalassoglobus sp. JC818 genome, one interval contains:
- a CDS encoding aminotransferase class I/II-fold pyridoxal phosphate-dependent enzyme, whose protein sequence is MTVQLSEFAKSLTVETAFTVLAVAKQLKATGKDVVELEIGDSPFESTSSAKRFGVSAIESNQTHYCPSPGLPEFRSAAAEFVKSEFQIPATAENVVVGPGAKVFEQFFCEAFLNPGDEVLVFSPYFPTYLPNILRRGAKPVFSSLEQSNEFRPNLKDVERFLSDSPSPRAIFLNTPHNPTGGVATDEDLSGLADMIRGKDIAVFSDEPYCHMVWRGRHRSILEYPGMMDQCVAAYTFSKSYSMSGWRLGFAVTAQPIATSIAKMINTTLSCTPPIVQIAGMHALQSDHAERDAQMAKFQEKVQLLARGLNEIDGIHTLDPTATFYVFPNVAPICNRLKITSHGLALYLLEAADDEFGVACLGGECFGEAGHGFLRFSCAEPNDRLAKALEFLPVAFSRVDRVNEYLKNHPEFQLANPYPEP, encoded by the coding sequence GTGACAGTTCAACTTAGCGAATTTGCCAAATCCCTCACTGTCGAGACAGCCTTCACCGTCCTGGCGGTCGCCAAGCAATTGAAGGCAACTGGGAAGGATGTTGTGGAGCTGGAGATTGGCGACAGTCCTTTCGAGAGTACTTCTTCCGCTAAGCGATTTGGTGTTTCTGCGATTGAATCGAATCAGACGCATTACTGTCCCTCGCCTGGCTTGCCTGAGTTTAGATCTGCTGCGGCTGAGTTTGTGAAGTCGGAATTTCAGATTCCCGCGACTGCCGAGAACGTCGTTGTCGGGCCGGGGGCCAAAGTCTTCGAGCAGTTTTTCTGCGAAGCATTTCTGAATCCGGGAGATGAAGTTCTCGTCTTCAGCCCGTATTTCCCGACGTATTTGCCCAACATCCTCCGTCGGGGAGCGAAGCCAGTCTTCAGCAGTCTCGAGCAGTCGAACGAATTCCGTCCGAATCTCAAGGACGTCGAACGCTTTCTATCTGACTCTCCCAGCCCGAGAGCAATCTTCTTGAATACGCCTCACAATCCGACTGGAGGGGTTGCGACGGATGAGGATCTTTCCGGCCTCGCCGATATGATTCGCGGCAAAGATATCGCGGTTTTCAGCGATGAGCCCTATTGTCACATGGTCTGGCGAGGACGACATCGGTCGATTCTTGAATATCCCGGCATGATGGACCAGTGTGTTGCAGCTTACACCTTCAGCAAGTCGTACAGCATGAGCGGCTGGAGGTTGGGATTTGCCGTGACGGCACAACCGATCGCGACCTCAATTGCCAAGATGATCAACACTACTCTGTCGTGTACACCACCGATTGTGCAGATCGCCGGGATGCACGCTTTGCAGTCTGATCACGCAGAACGCGATGCTCAAATGGCGAAATTTCAGGAGAAGGTTCAGCTGCTGGCTCGTGGGCTCAATGAAATTGATGGAATCCACACACTCGATCCGACAGCCACATTCTATGTCTTTCCGAACGTGGCTCCCATTTGTAACCGCTTAAAAATCACCAGTCATGGATTGGCGCTCTATCTTCTGGAAGCTGCGGATGATGAGTTCGGTGTCGCCTGTCTCGGCGGAGAATGTTTTGGCGAGGCTGGTCACGGGTTCTTGCGATTTAGCTGTGCGGAACCGAATGACCGCTTGGCGAAAGCCTTGGAATTCTTGCCAGTCGCGTTTTCGCGAGTCGATCGCGTGAACGAGTATCTGAAGAATCATCCGGAATTCCAGCTGGCAAACCCTTATCCTGAGCCGTAA
- the odhB gene encoding 2-oxoglutarate dehydrogenase complex dihydrolipoyllysine-residue succinyltransferase translates to MAVEIRVPSVGESITEVFIGEWYVKEGDWVAADQDLVGLETDKATFDVPCPEGGTITSISKTAGETAEIDEVIAMLEPGPNPNGAGSESDGQKSAPAAQEASKSAPAPASSGSAGGHPMPAAERLAGENNIIVSQVSGSGPGGRILKEDVQRALTTGQTADISVAGARDERRVPMSPMRQTIARRLVEAQQGAALLTTFNECDMSAIKELRSEYQDYFVKKFNIKLGFMSFFVKATIDALNEFPALAAQVDGNQLIYRNYHDIGVAIGSGKGLIVPVIRSAERLSFAETEQSISDFAQRAKQNKIGLDELEGGTFTITNGGVYGSLLSTPIVNPPQSGVLGMHGIVDRPVAVDGQVVIRPMMYLALTYDHRVVDGREAVSFLVRIKQTIEDPTRLLLEV, encoded by the coding sequence ATGGCTGTTGAAATTCGAGTCCCGTCCGTTGGAGAGTCGATCACCGAGGTCTTCATCGGTGAGTGGTACGTCAAGGAAGGGGACTGGGTCGCCGCCGATCAGGATCTGGTCGGTCTTGAAACGGACAAAGCAACATTTGACGTTCCCTGCCCGGAAGGCGGAACGATTACTTCGATCTCGAAGACCGCAGGCGAAACAGCCGAGATTGACGAAGTCATCGCAATGCTCGAACCGGGTCCCAACCCAAATGGAGCAGGCTCAGAAAGCGATGGCCAGAAGTCGGCGCCCGCCGCACAGGAAGCCTCGAAATCAGCTCCGGCACCGGCGTCTTCTGGATCAGCAGGCGGTCATCCGATGCCAGCTGCGGAACGCCTTGCTGGTGAAAACAACATCATCGTCAGTCAGGTTTCGGGTTCCGGACCGGGCGGACGAATCCTCAAAGAGGATGTTCAACGCGCACTGACGACCGGCCAAACTGCAGATATCTCTGTCGCTGGAGCACGAGACGAACGTCGAGTGCCAATGTCTCCGATGCGACAGACGATCGCTCGACGCCTTGTGGAAGCACAACAGGGAGCTGCCCTGCTGACGACCTTCAACGAATGCGACATGAGCGCGATCAAAGAACTTCGCTCGGAATACCAGGACTACTTCGTCAAGAAGTTCAACATCAAACTCGGGTTTATGTCCTTCTTCGTGAAGGCCACGATCGACGCACTTAATGAATTCCCAGCCCTGGCAGCTCAGGTCGACGGTAACCAATTGATCTACCGCAATTACCATGACATCGGAGTCGCAATCGGGTCCGGAAAAGGCTTGATTGTGCCCGTCATCCGAAGCGCCGAACGTCTCAGCTTCGCAGAGACCGAGCAGTCGATCTCAGACTTTGCTCAACGGGCCAAGCAGAACAAAATCGGCCTCGACGAACTCGAAGGCGGAACATTCACAATCACGAACGGTGGTGTCTATGGATCGTTGCTTTCAACTCCGATTGTGAATCCTCCTCAGTCAGGCGTGCTTGGAATGCACGGCATCGTGGATCGACCAGTCGCAGTCGACGGTCAAGTCGTCATTCGCCCCATGATGTATCTCGCTTTAACGTATGATCATCGCGTCGTAGACGGACGAGAAGCGGTTTCGTTCCTCGTCAGAATCAAGCAGACGATTGAAGACCCAACCCGGTTGCTCCTCGAAGTCTAG
- a CDS encoding undecaprenyl-diphosphate phosphatase produces the protein MELWEVIILGIVQGIAEFLPISSSGHLVILESLLGGELENLELNVALHFGTLMSILVVYRKDLIPLLFDIPMMSKIVLATLPVVFSGLVLKDLFTAASSSAFVAGIGLLITAGLLLITPKIDRGTKGLEQMTNRDSLVIGLFQAVAPMPGISRSGSTIVGGLLSGVNRDAAARFSFYIAIPALLGATVLTLKDILEEGTSGTPLSTMAAGCVASFVVGIASLNALLKIVSKGQIVWFGVYCAIMGLIVIGCSSAGWL, from the coding sequence ATGGAACTTTGGGAAGTCATCATCCTCGGAATCGTGCAGGGCATCGCGGAGTTTCTTCCGATCAGCTCGTCCGGCCATCTCGTGATTCTCGAGTCGCTGCTGGGTGGCGAACTCGAAAACCTCGAATTGAACGTCGCTCTGCATTTCGGGACGTTAATGTCGATTCTGGTTGTCTATCGGAAGGATCTCATTCCGCTGCTTTTTGACATTCCAATGATGTCGAAGATCGTTCTCGCAACGCTCCCCGTTGTTTTCTCTGGGCTGGTTCTGAAGGACCTTTTCACTGCTGCGTCTTCGAGCGCATTTGTCGCGGGAATCGGGCTTCTGATCACGGCTGGTTTGCTGTTGATCACCCCAAAAATTGATCGAGGGACGAAAGGGCTGGAGCAAATGACCAATCGAGATTCGCTCGTGATCGGGCTGTTTCAAGCGGTCGCCCCAATGCCTGGGATTTCTCGCTCGGGAAGCACGATTGTCGGCGGACTTTTGTCTGGAGTGAATCGCGATGCAGCAGCAAGATTCAGCTTCTACATCGCAATCCCTGCTCTGCTCGGAGCGACCGTTCTCACTCTCAAAGACATTCTGGAGGAAGGCACCTCGGGGACTCCGCTCTCAACAATGGCTGCTGGTTGCGTTGCGTCCTTCGTTGTCGGAATCGCTTCCCTGAACGCGCTGCTCAAAATCGTATCGAAGGGCCAAATTGTCTGGTTCGGAGTCTACTGTGCCATCATGGGACTGATCGTCATCGGCTGCTCTTCCGCCGGCTGGCTGTAA
- a CDS encoding carboxy terminal-processing peptidase, with amino-acid sequence MAWTDAARIRRFTALAMVVLGISTYFAQQLSSADPADAETAILVSKMIPKYHLNRQEINDDVSKTLIDRFIKDLDPLKLYFLESDIQHFEDHRTTLDDEIKAGNVEFAYEVFNTYKERLARQMEVANQWVEKDHDFSIDEEIETDEDKLTWAKTTDELDDRWRRRVKYELLQFKLADEESKEDGDEEESETLDPKERLHKRYRNSLLATTQYDMVDQLERYLTALATVFDPHSSYMSPQSWEDFEIQMRLSLDGIGAALQADDGYTVVASIVPGGAASDDGRLKVKDKIIGVGQEEGEIVDIFEMKLSDVVRMIRGPRGTVVRLQVKNNDDGKIRVIDLTRKKIELKESEVKGEIINTEDRLGRPGRVGVISIPSFYRDFAGASGGVANFKSASADVKRVLSVFAREQVDVVIIDLRNNGGGSLTEAIEISGHFIDRGPVVQVKEPSGYIRVLEDEDSGVSYSGPLVVMCNRLSASASEIFAGVIKDYHRGLIIGDTTTHGKGTVQNLMDVAPQRPFRLTRPDDRGKLKLTIQQFYRVKGDSTQNRGVRSDIVLPSLIDHWDLGEAFLDNALPFDKIRSANYVEERSVNPALISALAQNSQVRVKGDEDFQRVERSIARYIEKKNRTNLSLNEVKVREERAADRAASKADEEAEEEEEVEVNEDEKPIFPDNYYNNEALNIALDYVAALRGNLTVLN; translated from the coding sequence ATGGCTTGGACAGACGCTGCACGGATCAGACGCTTTACCGCACTCGCAATGGTCGTTTTGGGAATTTCTACCTATTTCGCCCAGCAACTCTCTTCGGCCGATCCGGCAGATGCTGAGACCGCGATTCTCGTCTCCAAAATGATTCCGAAATATCATCTGAATCGTCAGGAGATCAACGATGACGTTTCCAAAACGCTCATCGACCGCTTCATCAAAGATCTCGATCCGCTGAAGCTGTATTTCCTCGAATCAGACATTCAGCATTTCGAGGATCATCGCACAACACTCGACGACGAGATCAAAGCGGGTAACGTTGAGTTCGCTTACGAAGTCTTCAATACCTACAAAGAACGCCTCGCTCGTCAGATGGAAGTCGCGAATCAGTGGGTCGAAAAGGATCATGACTTCAGCATCGATGAAGAAATTGAAACCGATGAAGACAAGCTGACCTGGGCGAAGACGACCGATGAATTGGATGACCGTTGGCGTCGCCGCGTTAAGTACGAACTTCTCCAGTTCAAGCTGGCAGATGAAGAATCGAAAGAAGACGGTGACGAAGAGGAATCCGAAACTCTCGATCCGAAAGAACGCCTCCACAAGCGATATCGAAACAGCCTGTTGGCCACCACTCAATACGACATGGTCGATCAGCTGGAACGATACCTGACAGCACTGGCGACCGTCTTTGATCCACACTCTTCCTACATGTCACCACAAAGCTGGGAAGATTTCGAAATCCAGATGCGACTGTCGCTCGACGGAATTGGTGCTGCTCTTCAGGCAGACGATGGATACACCGTTGTCGCTTCGATTGTTCCCGGTGGGGCAGCTTCAGATGACGGCCGATTGAAAGTCAAAGACAAAATCATCGGCGTCGGACAGGAAGAAGGCGAGATTGTCGACATCTTCGAAATGAAGCTGAGCGACGTCGTTCGCATGATTCGAGGACCACGCGGAACTGTCGTTCGACTTCAGGTCAAGAACAACGATGACGGGAAAATTCGAGTCATCGATTTGACCCGTAAGAAGATCGAACTGAAGGAATCGGAAGTCAAAGGTGAGATCATCAACACCGAAGATCGGCTCGGACGTCCGGGTCGCGTCGGAGTGATCAGCATTCCTTCGTTCTATCGTGACTTCGCTGGAGCTTCCGGTGGAGTGGCCAACTTCAAAAGTGCTTCCGCGGACGTCAAACGAGTTCTGTCTGTCTTCGCTCGTGAACAGGTTGATGTTGTCATCATCGACTTGCGAAACAACGGGGGCGGATCGCTCACCGAAGCGATTGAAATCTCCGGTCACTTCATCGACCGTGGCCCGGTTGTTCAGGTCAAAGAGCCAAGCGGATACATCCGCGTGCTGGAAGATGAAGACTCAGGTGTCTCCTACTCTGGCCCACTTGTTGTGATGTGTAACCGCCTCTCAGCTTCGGCTTCAGAGATTTTCGCGGGAGTCATCAAAGACTATCACCGCGGATTGATCATCGGTGACACCACAACTCACGGAAAAGGAACAGTTCAGAATCTGATGGATGTCGCTCCTCAGCGTCCGTTCCGACTGACTCGGCCGGATGATCGCGGAAAATTGAAGCTGACGATTCAGCAGTTCTATCGAGTAAAAGGTGACAGCACGCAGAACCGAGGAGTCCGCTCGGACATCGTTCTGCCATCGCTGATTGATCACTGGGATCTCGGGGAAGCCTTCCTCGACAACGCTTTGCCATTCGACAAAATTCGATCAGCCAACTACGTCGAAGAACGTTCGGTGAACCCGGCGTTGATCTCCGCGCTCGCTCAGAACAGTCAGGTGCGCGTGAAAGGCGATGAAGACTTCCAACGCGTCGAACGTTCAATCGCTCGTTATATCGAGAAAAAGAATCGAACGAATTTGTCTCTGAATGAAGTCAAAGTGCGAGAAGAACGAGCGGCAGATCGAGCTGCCAGCAAAGCGGATGAAGAAGCTGAGGAAGAAGAAGAGGTCGAAGTCAACGAAGACGAAAAACCGATCTTCCCTGACAACTACTACAACAACGAAGCTCTCAACATCGCGCTTGACTATGTCGCAGCTTTGAGAGGAAATCTGACCGTGCTGAACTGA
- a CDS encoding GTPase domain-containing protein, protein MLLLPVVVYIGFGAYALWQTGLFRWTWWIIPIFWLAAYLVNIFWKRKLLTEDSTQTANHWTPNDETANRIVRKHQEQVENLTTQQLTDIQFYVKSSQELAADLARHYHPDADNPVSSLTAVEVLAAIRLAVDDLEDWFQDSVPGSHMVTIKQWRALGEAPKWVKRVSDAGWLASVIWNPLNAAKFVTSRLTLGPITEDLKGEVLATVYLQFMRHMGFYLIEMNSGRLRRGALRYRQAFERDEEPQNENGTKVDGLTEVDTPKFIPESVVIAVIGQTNAGKSSVINSLLGRRETVTDAVPSTHSVSRHVIPVPETNETVTLLDTPGYADADAPTVHKKHLKAAIAEADIVLLVIDVHQPARTADLEVLRSIQAAATQNSKHRPPPIILCLTHIDLLSPVMEWDPPYDLTNPKSAKGESIRDAVNATRELFQDFIVDVVPVCSDEAHDRVYNVDPGLVKAISQSLNVGKSVGLLRAYEEDLDRDRWRALLTQLKNSGMEVVNLLLDEGTQRTR, encoded by the coding sequence ATGCTGTTATTGCCAGTGGTGGTCTACATTGGATTCGGCGCGTACGCTTTGTGGCAGACCGGTTTGTTCCGCTGGACGTGGTGGATCATCCCGATCTTTTGGCTCGCTGCTTATCTCGTGAACATCTTCTGGAAGCGAAAACTTCTCACAGAAGATTCGACACAGACGGCAAACCATTGGACTCCCAACGACGAGACCGCCAATCGCATCGTGCGGAAACACCAGGAGCAGGTTGAAAATCTCACAACCCAGCAACTGACGGACATCCAGTTCTACGTCAAATCGTCGCAGGAACTCGCGGCGGATTTGGCACGTCACTATCACCCGGATGCCGACAATCCGGTCTCGTCATTGACCGCAGTTGAAGTTCTGGCAGCGATTCGACTGGCCGTCGATGACTTGGAAGACTGGTTTCAGGATTCGGTTCCCGGAAGCCATATGGTCACGATCAAACAGTGGAGGGCATTGGGCGAAGCACCGAAGTGGGTGAAGCGGGTCAGCGATGCCGGATGGTTAGCGAGCGTCATCTGGAATCCTTTGAATGCTGCAAAATTCGTGACGTCACGGCTCACACTCGGACCGATCACCGAAGACCTCAAAGGCGAGGTTCTCGCCACTGTCTATCTGCAGTTCATGCGGCATATGGGCTTTTACCTGATCGAAATGAACAGCGGACGTTTGCGTCGGGGCGCTCTTCGCTACCGCCAGGCATTCGAACGTGACGAAGAGCCCCAAAACGAAAACGGAACGAAAGTTGACGGACTAACAGAAGTCGACACGCCTAAGTTTATCCCCGAATCGGTCGTGATCGCTGTGATCGGGCAAACGAACGCTGGCAAATCGAGCGTGATCAATTCGCTGCTTGGTCGAAGGGAAACTGTCACCGATGCGGTGCCATCGACTCACTCGGTGAGTCGACATGTCATCCCGGTGCCGGAGACGAACGAGACTGTCACACTGCTCGATACACCCGGATACGCCGACGCAGATGCCCCTACGGTTCACAAAAAGCATCTGAAAGCTGCGATCGCCGAGGCAGACATTGTTCTTCTGGTGATTGATGTTCACCAGCCCGCCCGGACTGCGGATCTGGAAGTCCTTCGATCGATTCAGGCGGCAGCCACTCAGAACTCAAAACACCGTCCACCGCCCATCATTCTTTGTTTGACGCACATTGACCTTCTGAGTCCGGTGATGGAATGGGATCCTCCGTATGATTTGACTAATCCAAAGTCAGCCAAAGGGGAAAGCATTCGCGACGCTGTGAATGCGACGCGAGAGTTGTTTCAAGACTTCATTGTCGACGTCGTTCCGGTCTGTTCTGACGAAGCCCACGATCGAGTTTACAACGTCGACCCCGGTCTGGTGAAAGCCATTTCGCAGTCGCTCAACGTCGGCAAATCGGTCGGGCTGCTCCGGGCTTACGAGGAAGATCTCGATCGGGACCGCTGGAGAGCTTTGCTGACTCAACTCAAGAACTCAGGGATGGAAGTGGTCAACCTGCTCCTTGATGAAGGGACTCAGCGCACTCGCTAG
- the msrA gene encoding peptide-methionine (S)-S-oxide reductase MsrA → MSTQTATLGSGCFWCSEAVYLSVNGVSKVTSGYMGGSVENPTYEAVCTGTTGHAEVIQIVFDDEFVSFEDLLKVFFQSHDPTTLNRQGNDVGTQYRSVIFFHSSEQEATARLIVATLNEAKVFSKPVVTEISPAEKFYPAEDYHQDFYARNETHPYCFNVIRPKLHKLLETSVLK, encoded by the coding sequence ATGTCGACACAAACAGCGACTTTGGGAAGTGGATGCTTTTGGTGTAGCGAAGCCGTTTACCTGTCGGTCAATGGCGTCTCCAAGGTCACTTCCGGGTACATGGGTGGATCGGTTGAAAATCCGACCTACGAGGCGGTCTGTACCGGAACAACCGGACACGCGGAAGTCATTCAAATCGTATTCGACGACGAATTCGTTTCCTTTGAAGACTTGCTGAAAGTCTTCTTCCAATCACATGATCCTACGACTCTCAACCGGCAGGGGAATGACGTCGGCACACAATATCGATCGGTCATTTTCTTTCACTCTTCCGAACAGGAAGCGACCGCACGGCTGATCGTGGCAACACTGAACGAAGCCAAAGTTTTTTCGAAACCAGTTGTCACAGAGATCTCACCGGCTGAGAAGTTTTACCCCGCGGAAGATTACCATCAGGACTTCTACGCTCGGAATGAAACCCATCCCTACTGTTTCAATGTGATTCGCCCCAAACTCCACAAACTGCTCGAGACCTCTGTCCTGAAGTAA
- a CDS encoding carbamoyltransferase — protein sequence MAAILGISAFYHDSAAALVVDGKIIAAAQEERFTRKKHDESFPENAINYCLNEARLTPADLDYVGFYDKPMLKFDRLLQTYTAYAPRGFRSFAKAMPQWLKQKLHLPKEIRKGLGGKFRKRIAFAEHHESHAASAFFPSPFEEAAILTVDGVGEWATASFGTGRGNRIQLTHELRFPHSLGMLYSAMTYYCGFKVNSGEYKLMGLAPYGKPVYFEQILEKLIDLKVDGSFRMDMSYFNYCQGLTMTSSRFHALFGGPPRRPESKLTQREMDLAASVQLVTEEVMLRMARHVHRQTQMKNLCLAGGVALNCVANGRLLREGPFERIWIQPAAGDAGGALGVALFLSHQMLNHERVPNPVLPQAASTLGPEFDRDTIRQHLDSKQAVFTELATNEELCRRVAQLIDQGNVVGWMQGRMEFGPRALGNRSILGDPRNRDMQSKMNLKIKFRESFRPFAPSVLKEHASEYFDFPSDQESPYMLLVADVAEARRLPVETSDSVQGFDLLKQIRSEVPAITHVDNSARLQTVDQDRHPLYHQLISEFHTQTGCPLLINTSFNVRGEPIVCTPEDAYRCFMGTNMDVLVVGQFLLLKVEQPEQPNQINQDYIDQFELD from the coding sequence GTGGCGGCGATTCTCGGGATTTCGGCATTCTATCACGATTCAGCAGCAGCCCTCGTTGTCGATGGGAAAATCATTGCTGCCGCTCAGGAAGAACGTTTCACTCGCAAAAAACACGACGAGAGTTTCCCCGAAAACGCGATCAACTATTGCCTGAACGAAGCGCGACTGACGCCTGCCGATTTGGACTATGTCGGTTTCTATGACAAACCGATGCTGAAGTTTGATCGTCTCCTGCAAACGTACACAGCTTATGCCCCGCGAGGATTCCGTTCGTTCGCGAAAGCGATGCCTCAGTGGTTGAAGCAGAAATTGCACTTACCGAAAGAAATTCGCAAAGGGCTTGGCGGCAAGTTTCGCAAACGAATCGCCTTCGCAGAACATCACGAGTCACACGCTGCCAGTGCTTTCTTTCCGTCTCCCTTCGAAGAAGCAGCGATTCTGACCGTCGATGGAGTCGGTGAGTGGGCCACAGCCAGCTTTGGAACCGGAAGAGGAAACCGGATTCAGCTGACTCACGAACTTCGCTTTCCGCATTCGCTGGGAATGCTGTATTCCGCGATGACGTACTACTGCGGATTCAAAGTCAATTCGGGGGAATACAAACTGATGGGCCTCGCCCCGTACGGCAAGCCTGTTTACTTCGAACAGATTCTTGAGAAGCTCATTGACCTCAAGGTTGACGGTTCGTTCCGGATGGACATGTCTTACTTCAATTATTGCCAGGGACTGACCATGACCAGTTCCCGGTTCCACGCTCTTTTCGGTGGTCCGCCGCGTCGGCCGGAGTCGAAGTTGACGCAGCGAGAAATGGACCTCGCCGCCTCTGTTCAGCTGGTTACTGAAGAAGTCATGCTGCGAATGGCTCGGCACGTGCATCGCCAAACGCAGATGAAGAATCTGTGTCTGGCAGGTGGTGTTGCTCTGAACTGTGTTGCGAATGGGCGATTGCTTCGCGAAGGACCGTTTGAGCGTATTTGGATTCAACCCGCTGCCGGAGATGCTGGCGGAGCACTCGGCGTCGCTTTGTTTCTGTCACACCAAATGTTGAACCACGAACGTGTCCCCAATCCGGTATTGCCTCAGGCTGCTTCAACGCTAGGTCCAGAATTTGATCGCGACACGATTCGCCAACACCTCGATTCCAAACAGGCTGTATTTACGGAACTGGCAACGAACGAAGAGCTTTGCCGGCGGGTCGCACAGCTGATCGATCAGGGGAACGTGGTTGGCTGGATGCAGGGCCGAATGGAATTTGGTCCGCGAGCTCTGGGAAATCGAAGCATTCTCGGAGACCCTCGCAATCGAGACATGCAGTCAAAGATGAACTTGAAGATCAAGTTCCGAGAGTCATTTCGGCCATTCGCTCCATCTGTGCTTAAGGAACATGCGAGCGAGTACTTCGACTTCCCTTCCGATCAGGAAAGCCCGTACATGCTTCTTGTGGCTGATGTCGCAGAAGCCCGTCGCCTTCCCGTCGAGACATCCGATTCCGTTCAAGGATTCGACTTGCTGAAACAGATCCGTTCGGAAGTCCCAGCCATCACTCACGTCGACAACTCAGCACGACTTCAGACTGTCGATCAAGACCGGCACCCGCTTTACCACCAATTGATCAGCGAATTCCACACTCAAACTGGGTGTCCGCTGTTGATCAACACTAGCTTCAACGTTCGGGGCGAGCCGATCGTCTGCACTCCGGAGGATGCTTATCGATGCTTCATGGGAACAAATATGGATGTGCTGGTCGTCGGCCAGTTTCTGTTGCTCAAAGTAGAGCAACCAGAACAGCCAAATCAAATCAACCAAGACTATATCGACCAGTTTGAGCTGGACTGA
- a CDS encoding SxtJ family membrane protein: protein MTFKDLLKEPTTKDLRFFAGLQYPFFLFISWLLHRRGVEWGWLSILLVISAIVMIVGLSKPRLVRWIYFAWMAAVFPIGWVVSHLIMAAVYYLVVTPVGMIRRRRHGDPLHREFEPETDSYWVERPGQKSDESYFRQF from the coding sequence GTGACCTTCAAAGACCTTTTGAAAGAACCAACCACGAAGGACCTGCGGTTCTTCGCCGGACTTCAGTATCCGTTCTTTCTGTTCATCAGTTGGCTCCTCCATCGACGCGGAGTCGAATGGGGCTGGCTGTCGATTTTATTGGTGATCTCCGCAATCGTGATGATCGTGGGGCTCAGCAAACCGCGCTTGGTGAGATGGATTTACTTCGCCTGGATGGCTGCGGTCTTCCCGATTGGCTGGGTGGTTTCGCATTTGATCATGGCGGCGGTCTACTACCTCGTGGTGACCCCAGTTGGTATGATTCGAAGGCGACGACACGGAGACCCGCTACATCGTGAATTCGAACCTGAAACTGATTCGTACTGGGTGGAACGCCCCGGTCAAAAGTCTGACGAATCCTACTTCCGTCAGTTTTAG
- a CDS encoding DUF5989 family protein produces the protein MNEPESTTTKPTSENSASADAPGNGSSFEDAANEEQLSLIAEFVLFLKENKAWWLVPILLALVLIFVAAWLSSSVAAPFIYPLF, from the coding sequence ATGAACGAACCAGAGTCCACAACAACGAAGCCGACCTCTGAAAACTCTGCGTCTGCCGATGCACCGGGAAATGGTTCATCATTCGAAGACGCTGCCAACGAAGAGCAATTGAGCCTCATTGCCGAGTTCGTGCTGTTCCTGAAAGAGAACAAAGCTTGGTGGCTGGTCCCGATTCTCCTCGCGCTGGTTCTGATCTTCGTAGCAGCCTGGTTGAGCAGCTCGGTCGCAGCCCCGTTCATCTATCCGCTCTTCTGA
- a CDS encoding gamma-glutamylcyclotransferase family protein, translating to MSSDEANLESAEIILFVYGTLQRGDCRNYLLKEQEFLGGAVTLPKYRLFDLGAYPGLTQSQGAGEPVHGELWRITDQCRARLDIEEGVDEGLYSLKPIEIQSSLNPIAEADVVAYFYLGDTSQARPLQGRWMPR from the coding sequence ATGTCGAGTGATGAAGCGAACCTTGAGAGTGCTGAGATCATTCTGTTTGTTTACGGAACCCTTCAGCGAGGTGACTGCCGCAATTACTTACTCAAGGAACAGGAGTTCCTTGGTGGCGCAGTCACGCTCCCGAAATACCGACTGTTCGACCTCGGTGCTTATCCCGGTCTGACGCAAAGCCAAGGTGCGGGAGAACCAGTTCACGGGGAACTCTGGAGAATAACGGACCAATGTCGGGCCAGATTGGACATTGAAGAAGGCGTCGACGAAGGGCTCTACTCGCTGAAGCCGATCGAAATACAATCTTCTTTGAATCCGATCGCTGAAGCGGATGTGGTTGCCTATTTCTATCTCGGAGACACATCCCAAGCACGTCCGCTGCAAGGGCGATGGATGCCTCGCTGA